The Zobellia alginiliquefaciens genome contains a region encoding:
- a CDS encoding arylesterase, whose product MFKAHNKDFHFNLPTSIELKLIKFSYFFLALLFLSCGEAKKEKTDEVQQTSEQTESIATTDTETKSILFFGDSITAGYGLDDTNEAYPAVVQEKIDSLGLDYTVINSGVSGETTAGGRSRIDWVVKQDLDIFVLELGANDGLRGVDLSETRSNLQAIIDVVRGKSPNIKIVLAGMQLPPNMGQEYTTEFKQLFEEIAEKNNIAFIPFILKDVGGIASLNQPDGIHPTVEGHKIVASTVWETLRPLL is encoded by the coding sequence ATGTTCAAGGCGCATAATAAAGATTTTCACTTTAATTTACCAACGTCGATTGAGCTGAAACTCATAAAGTTTAGTTATTTTTTTCTGGCGTTATTGTTCCTTTCTTGTGGCGAAGCGAAAAAAGAAAAAACGGATGAGGTTCAGCAAACTTCTGAACAGACGGAAAGTATCGCAACGACAGATACTGAAACGAAGAGTATTCTGTTTTTTGGGGACAGTATTACGGCGGGCTATGGTCTTGATGATACCAATGAGGCTTACCCGGCAGTTGTACAGGAAAAAATTGACTCCTTAGGATTGGATTATACGGTTATCAATTCCGGGGTAAGTGGTGAAACCACCGCTGGAGGCAGAAGCCGAATTGATTGGGTAGTCAAACAAGACCTCGATATTTTTGTATTGGAACTGGGGGCCAATGACGGCTTACGTGGTGTGGATTTATCGGAAACACGCTCCAACCTACAAGCAATAATTGATGTGGTGCGAGGTAAAAGTCCGAATATCAAAATCGTGCTTGCCGGTATGCAATTACCCCCTAATATGGGCCAGGAATATACCACGGAATTCAAACAACTTTTTGAGGAAATCGCCGAAAAGAATAACATTGCCTTTATTCCTTTTATTCTGAAAGATGTGGGTGGGATTGCTTCCTTAAATCAACCTGATGGCATTCACCCTACCGTAGAAGGCCATAAAATTGTTGCCAGTACCGTTTGGGAGACCTTGAGACCGTTGTTGTAG
- a CDS encoding ABC transporter ATP-binding protein, translating into MSNILKITGLEKTYTSGNKQLTVLQDISFHVEKGQTFSIVGPSGSGKTTLLGLCAGLDAPNAGSVELCGQDLNTLNEDERAQLRNKEVGFIFQNFQLLPTLTALENVSVPLELQGAKDATQKSTDLLEKVGLKDRLHHYPSQLSGGEQQRVALARAFANAPSILFADEPTGNLDTETGEKVIQLLLDLNKENGTTLVIITHDLELANRTQQILQLKGGKIVTNQPTTAF; encoded by the coding sequence ATGTCAAATATATTAAAGATTACCGGTTTGGAAAAGACATACACCAGCGGTAACAAGCAATTAACAGTTCTTCAAGACATCTCCTTCCACGTTGAGAAAGGCCAGACCTTTTCAATTGTTGGTCCATCGGGAAGTGGTAAGACCACTTTACTGGGGTTATGCGCCGGTTTGGACGCTCCTAATGCGGGTTCCGTAGAATTATGCGGACAAGATTTGAACACGCTTAACGAAGACGAACGCGCCCAACTACGTAATAAGGAAGTCGGTTTTATATTCCAAAATTTTCAGTTGCTGCCCACACTTACCGCTCTGGAAAACGTGAGTGTTCCTTTGGAATTGCAGGGTGCCAAGGATGCAACTCAAAAAAGCACGGATTTATTGGAAAAAGTAGGACTGAAAGACCGTTTACATCATTATCCCTCGCAGTTATCCGGCGGGGAACAGCAGCGTGTGGCATTGGCAAGAGCTTTTGCAAATGCGCCTTCCATCTTATTTGCAGATGAACCTACGGGAAATCTAGATACCGAAACCGGTGAAAAGGTGATTCAGTTATTGCTGGACCTGAACAAAGAAAACGGCACCACCTTGGTCATCATAACCCATGATTTGGAATTGGCCAACCGTACGCAGCAAATATTGCAGCTTAAAGGTGGGAAAATAGTAACCAATCAACCTACTACGGCATTTTGA